The Vigna unguiculata cultivar IT97K-499-35 chromosome 6, ASM411807v1, whole genome shotgun sequence genome contains a region encoding:
- the LOC114186843 gene encoding uncharacterized protein LOC114186843 translates to MAALISKRLLRCSSGSLPSLGRCYFNSPNPGSPPFYKSRDVYSRLSGERLLSAECCLVRSMIRQFSTSILTPGPDESAFPSDLLSKKTLATSERTIGLCQDLLIPVTNFHNEDKGFMVLPGDVFDLPIRKDIIHRVVRWQLAKRQQGTHSTKTISEVSGTGKKPWKQKGTGRARHGSLRGPQFRGGATMHGPKPRSHAFKVNKKVRRLGLKIALSARAAEGKLLVLEDLEVPTHKTKNIVNYYNQMENTKKLLLVDGGPIDEKLKLSTQNLHYVNILPSIGLNVYSILLHDTLVMSRAAVNRIVERMRTPINR, encoded by the exons ATGGCGGCGTTGATTTCCAAAAGGCTACTACGTTGTTCTTCTGGGTCCTTGCCTTCACTTGGACGATGCTACTTTAATTCACCTAATCCTGGGTCTCCCCCTTTTTATAAATCACGTG ATGTATACAGCAGATTATCTGGGGAAAGACTTCTTTCTGCAGAATGTTGTTTG GTCAGATCAATGATCCGACAATTTTCTACTTCTATTTTAACTCCTGGGCCTGATGAGAGCGCATTTCCGTCCGATTTATTGTCCAAGAAGACTCTAGCAACATCTGAGCGTACTATAG GGCTTTGCCAGGATCTTTTGATTCCAGTTACCAACTTTCATAATGAAGACAAGGGCTTTATGGTTTTACCTGGAGATGTTTTTGATTTGCCTATTCGGAAGGACATTATTCATCGTGTCGTTAGGTGGCAGCTCGCAAAACGACAACAG GGGACTCATTCAACAAAAACTATCAGTGAGGTCAGTGGGACTGGAAAAAAGCCTTGGAAACAAAAGGGAACTGGTAGAGCAAGGCATGGTTCATTGCGTGGGCCTCAG TTTAGGGGTGGTGCCACTATGCATGGCCCCAAGCCTCGAAGCCATGCTTTCAAAGTCAATAAGAAGGTTCGGCGTCTAGGGCTAAAGATTGCCTTGTCAGCTCGTGCAGCAGAAGGAAAG CTTCTCGTGCTTGAGGATCTGGAGGTTCCCACACATAAAACCAAAAACATTGTGAATTACTACAATCAAATGGAGAATACCAAGAAACTTCTGCTTGTCGATGGCGGGCCTATAGatgaaaagttaaaattatctACACAAAATCTACACTATGTTAACATACTTCCCTCCATT GGCTTGAATGTCTACAGCATTTTGCTGCATGACACATTGGTGATGTCCCGAGCTGCGGTGAACAGAATTGTTGAGCGTATGCGCACTCCAATAAATCGTTGA
- the LOC114188853 gene encoding protein STRUBBELIG-RECEPTOR FAMILY 8, translating to MPAHPSSLSPSLAFIFLALLPLLSLANTDPTDVQALEVMYNALNSSTELTGWRIGGGDPCGESWKGVTCEGSAVVSIELSGLGLDGTLGYLLSDLMSLRKLDLSDNKIHDTIPYQLPPNLTSLNLARNNLSGNLPYSFSAMASLNYLNLSNNALSMTVGDVFANLSDLDTLDLSFNNFSGDLPPSFGGLANLSSLFLQKNQLTGSLSVLVGLPLDTLNVANNNFSGWLPREITSIHHFIYDGNSFENTPAPLPPAVTSPPSGSHGHHHSGSGSHNKTQASDNENSDGHTGLSVGAVVGIVLGSVVVAAILLLAFVFCIRKQKGKKKGARNFSGSLPRGVINVTPQMQEQRVKSAAIVTDLKPRPAENVSVERLPTKSGSVRHMKSPITSTSYTIASLQSATNSFSQEFIIGEGSLGRVYKADFPNGKEMAIKKIDNSALSLQEEDNFLEAVSNMSRLRHPNIVTLTGYCAEHGQRLLVYEYIGNGNLHDMLHFAEENSGKALSWNARVRIALGTARALEYLHEVCLPSVVHRNFKSANILLDEELNPHLSDCGLAALTPNTERQVSTQMVGSFGYSAPEFALSGVYTVKSDVYSFGVVMLELLTGRKPLDSSRIRSEQSLVRWATPQLHDIDALAKMVDPTLNGMYPAKSLSRFADIIALCVQPEPEFRPPMSEVVQALVRLVQRASVVKRRPSDESGIGHKTPEHEAIDMSF from the exons ATGCCTGCTCatccttcttctctttctccctCCCTCGCTTTCATCTTCCTTGCTCTTCTTCCTCTGCTGTCCCTCGCCAACACTGATCCTACCGATG TTCAAGCTCTCGAGGTTATGTACAATGCGTTGAATAGTTCAACTGAGTTAACGGGTTGGAGAATCGGTGGTGGTGATCCATGTGGAGAGTCATGGAAAGGGGTAACTTGTGAAGGTTCAGCCGTTGTTTCCAT TGAGCTGTCAGGATTAGGACTCGATGGGACTCTGGGGTACCTGCTTTCGGACCTTATGTCACTCAGAAAGCT TGACTTGAGTGACAACAAGATCCATGATACAATTCCCTACCAGTTGCCGCCAAATCTTACAAGCCT GAATCTTGCAAGAAACAATTTATCTGGAAATCTTCCCTATTCCTTTTCTGCAATGGCTTCTCTCAATTATTT GAATTTAAGCAATAATGCACTCTCCATGACAGTTGGCGATGTTTTTGCTAATCTTTCAGATCTAGATACCCT GGATCTATCTTTCAATAACTTCTCCGGGGATCTTCCTCCTTCATTTGGAGGACTGGCCAATCTTTCTTCTCT TTTCTTGCAGAAAAACCAGTTGACTGGTTCTCTTAGTGTTCTCGTTGGTTTGCCTTTGGATACTTT AAATGTTGCTAACAATAATTTCAGTGGATGGCTACCTCGTGAGATTACTTCCATACATCATTTCAT ATATGATGGAAATTCATTTGAGAACACTCCTGCTCCTCTTCCACCAGCAGTAACTTCTCCTCCCAGTGGATCTCATGGTCATCATCATTCTGGATCTGGCTCACATAATAAAACACAAGCCTCTGATAATGAAAATTCTGATGGCCATACGGGTTTGTCAGTGGGGGCTGTTGTCGGCATTGTGTTAGGTTCAGTAGTGGTGGCTGCCATTTTACTGCTTGCTTTTGTTTTCTGCATCCGAAAGCAAAAGGGGAAGAAAAAGGGTGCAAGGAATTTTAGTGGGAGCCTTCCTCGTGGTGTTATTAATG TAACTCCTCAGATGCAAGAGCAGAGGGTAAAGAGCGCTGCTATTGTTACAGACCTGAAGCCACGTCCAGCAGAAAATGTATCAGTTGAGAGATTACCTACTAAAAGTGGATCAGTAAGGCATATGAAGTCCCCTATAACTTCAACGTCGTACACAATTGCTTCTCTCCAAAGTGCTACAAATAGCTTTAGTCAAGAATTTATAATTGGTGAAGGTTCTCTTGGCCGTGTCTACAAGGCTGATTTCCCAAATGGGAAG GAAATGGCTATCAAGAAGATCGACAACTCTGCACTGTCATTACAGGAGGAAGACAATTTTCTCGAAGCTGTTTCAAATATGTCGCGCCTGCGGCACCCAAACATAGTGACATTGACCGGATATTGTGCTGAGCATGGCCAACGACTTCTAGTTTATGAGTATATAGGAAATGGAAATCTGCATGACATGCTCCATTTTGCTGAAGAAAACAGCGGCAAGGCTTTATCTTGGAATGCTCGTGTTCGCATAGCACTCGGCACAGCCCGAGCATTAGA GTACTTGCATGAAGTGTGCTTGCCCTCTGTTGTGCATAGAAATTTCAAATCAGCAAATATATTACTTGATGAGGAGTTAAATCCTCACCTCTCTGATTGTGGTTTAGCTGCTTTGACACCAAACACAGAGCGGCAG GTATCGACTCAGATGGTCGGTTCATTTGGTTACAGTGCTCCTGAATTTGCATTATCAGGAGTATACACCGTAAAAAGTGATGTTTACAGCTTTGGGGTGGTTATGCTGGAACTGTTGACTGGTCGGAAGCCACTAGACAG TTCACGAATTCGATCAGAGCAGTCACTTGTGAGGTGGGCTACACCCCAACTCCATGATATAGATGCCTTGGCAAAAATGGTGGATCCTACTTTGAATGGCATGTATCCTGCAAAGTCACTGTCACGCTTTGCTGATATCATTGCCCTCTGTGTTCAG CCGGAACCTGAATTTCGACCTCCAATGTCTGAGGTGGTGCAAGCATTAGTCCGGCTGGTGCAAAGAGCAAGTGTGGTTAAAAGACGACCCAGTGACGAATCTGGCATTGGTCATAAGACCCCAGAACATGAGGCCATAGACATGTCATTTTAA